The following are encoded in a window of Novosphingobium sp. THN1 genomic DNA:
- the argC gene encoding N-acetyl-gamma-glutamyl-phosphate reductase — MTTSVFIDGAAGTTGLEIAERLAGRSEFTLIALDDARRKDDAARAEAINDADVVILCLPDDAARDAVAMIRNDRTKVIDASTAHRVAEGWTYGFPEIVGRETVAEAKRVSNPGCYPTGFIGLLAPLVHNGLLPAAWPYSCNAVTGYSGGGKALIGRFEQDTDIAWRGYGLTFGHKHIPEMQRYTGTAIAPLFSPAVVNAHRGMVVEIPLPLGVMPGNVPAELLRAALTQFYDGSAVVTVAQELPADGEMLLRAAMEPWDGLALHVMGSADGEQARLVAVLDNLGKGASGAAVQSLNLMAGLDETAGLRL; from the coding sequence ATGACCACGTCAGTCTTCATCGACGGGGCCGCCGGCACCACTGGCCTCGAAATCGCCGAGCGGCTTGCGGGCCGCAGCGAATTCACCCTGATTGCGCTCGATGATGCGCGCCGCAAGGACGATGCCGCGCGCGCCGAGGCGATCAATGATGCCGACGTGGTGATCCTGTGCCTGCCCGATGACGCTGCGCGCGATGCCGTGGCGATGATCCGCAATGATCGCACCAAGGTGATCGACGCTTCGACCGCACACCGCGTGGCCGAGGGCTGGACCTACGGTTTTCCCGAGATCGTCGGGCGCGAGACGGTTGCGGAAGCCAAGCGCGTGTCGAACCCTGGCTGCTATCCGACCGGCTTCATCGGCCTGCTGGCGCCGCTCGTCCACAATGGCCTCCTGCCCGCCGCATGGCCCTACAGCTGCAACGCGGTCACGGGTTACTCCGGCGGCGGCAAGGCGCTGATCGGCCGGTTCGAGCAGGACACCGACATCGCCTGGCGCGGCTATGGACTGACCTTCGGCCACAAGCACATCCCCGAAATGCAGCGCTACACCGGCACGGCCATCGCCCCGCTGTTCAGCCCGGCCGTGGTCAATGCCCATCGCGGCATGGTCGTCGAAATCCCGCTGCCTCTTGGCGTCATGCCCGGCAACGTCCCGGCAGAGCTTCTGCGCGCTGCCCTGACGCAGTTCTATGATGGCTCGGCGGTTGTTACCGTGGCGCAGGAGCTTCCTGCCGACGGCGAAATGCTGCTGCGCGCCGCAATGGAGCCGTGGGACGGACTTGCGCTTCACGTCATGGGCAGCGCCGACGGCGAACAGGCCCGCTTGGTTGCCGTACTGGACAACTTGGGCAAGGGCGCCAGTGGCGCGGCAGTGCAATCGCTGAACCTGATGGCCGGCCTCGACGAAACCGCAGGCCTGCGCCTCTAA
- a CDS encoding bifunctional diguanylate cyclase/phosphodiesterase, translating into MGTFLALVALTTALVAAFVNSTNIADVFTRQEEQRLVHRFIERSERQIMEADRLQIMWDEAVVKLNSPDAEAWARNYLAGYFWGSHRIDRIYHVRFDGTLVRCWKAGKITQDCRYQQIGSKVAGLIGQSLKDDPGSEKVGEWRQLGDVRWPYTDKGLPIGRAAASMDNFDKQPALIAAASIVPDVTASLLKGPPDYIVLVRQVDARMIADLQSALLLDDVRFDQTPDEDAKRNSLEVTNLEGERIGWFSWIAKPPGPAILRQTAPLLAVYILFFMGVVAGGAIIVRRMRRTTSELIASEAQAQHNALHDAMSGLPNRAHFMQRLRQELSACIERPELGDVFIAYLDIDRFKVVNDTLGHHVGDELVRQVALRLRRSLPPGDFLSRFGGDEFVLLRRSTGGRAAADMLGRQLMALALEPFVISGNNLEVSLSCGISWGPEQSEDPGELLRRADIALYRAKQRGRARYRRFTRDMDASVKLRRDMEMELRRAINRDELALAYQPIVNATDGAVEGFEALLRWSHPERGPIRPGLFVPIAEQAGLMMPLGQWVLRRVFEDCRDWPDCDISVNLSPLQIMASDFLPEIDRLVRETGADPRRFVLEVTEGVMLDRSEHVVDVLKGLKYRGFRIALDDFGIGYSSLSYLRSFQFDRIKIDRSFVQNIEADLDAHSILRAIVSLGHTLRMKVVAEGVETPMQRALVQAAGCQMIQGHLFWQAMPLEEARALLEPAAMENRRTA; encoded by the coding sequence GTGGGCACCTTTCTCGCGCTTGTCGCGCTGACAACCGCGCTGGTTGCGGCTTTCGTCAATTCGACCAACATTGCCGATGTTTTCACCCGTCAGGAAGAGCAGCGGCTGGTCCATCGCTTTATCGAGCGGAGCGAGCGCCAGATCATGGAAGCCGATCGGCTTCAGATCATGTGGGACGAGGCCGTTGTAAAGCTCAACTCGCCCGACGCCGAGGCTTGGGCGCGCAACTACCTGGCGGGCTACTTCTGGGGCAGCCATCGCATCGACCGGATTTACCATGTCAGGTTCGACGGCACGCTGGTGCGCTGCTGGAAGGCCGGCAAGATCACGCAAGACTGCCGCTACCAACAGATCGGGTCAAAGGTTGCAGGCTTGATCGGACAATCCCTGAAGGACGATCCGGGATCAGAGAAAGTTGGCGAATGGCGGCAGTTGGGCGATGTACGCTGGCCGTACACTGACAAGGGCCTGCCGATCGGCCGCGCCGCAGCTTCGATGGACAATTTTGACAAGCAGCCCGCACTTATAGCGGCGGCCTCGATAGTGCCGGACGTGACGGCCTCGTTGCTCAAGGGTCCCCCGGATTACATTGTCCTAGTGCGCCAGGTCGATGCGCGCATGATTGCCGATCTCCAGTCAGCGCTGTTGCTCGACGATGTCCGGTTCGACCAGACGCCGGATGAGGACGCCAAGCGTAACTCGCTCGAGGTCACGAACCTGGAGGGCGAGCGCATCGGATGGTTTTCGTGGATCGCAAAGCCCCCGGGTCCGGCGATCCTGCGCCAGACGGCTCCGCTGCTTGCAGTCTATATCCTGTTCTTCATGGGTGTCGTGGCCGGCGGCGCGATCATCGTGCGCCGGATGCGGCGGACGACCAGCGAACTCATTGCCAGTGAAGCGCAGGCGCAGCACAACGCCTTGCACGATGCGATGTCGGGACTGCCGAATCGCGCCCATTTCATGCAGCGGCTGCGACAGGAACTGTCGGCCTGTATCGAGCGGCCGGAACTGGGCGACGTTTTCATCGCCTATCTGGATATCGACCGCTTCAAGGTCGTGAATGATACGCTTGGCCACCATGTCGGCGATGAGCTGGTGCGGCAGGTGGCCCTGCGCTTGCGCCGTTCGCTTCCACCGGGCGATTTCCTGTCCCGCTTCGGGGGCGACGAATTCGTGTTGTTGCGGCGCTCCACGGGCGGGCGCGCCGCAGCTGACATGCTCGGGCGGCAATTGATGGCGCTGGCCCTCGAACCGTTCGTGATTTCGGGCAACAATCTCGAAGTCAGCCTGTCTTGCGGGATAAGCTGGGGGCCGGAGCAGAGCGAGGATCCCGGCGAGCTGCTGCGGCGTGCCGACATCGCGCTCTATCGGGCAAAGCAGCGGGGCCGGGCGCGCTACCGCAGGTTCACGCGCGACATGGATGCTTCGGTCAAGCTGCGGCGCGACATGGAGATGGAACTGCGTCGCGCGATCAATCGCGATGAACTGGCGCTGGCCTATCAACCGATCGTGAACGCCACGGATGGTGCAGTGGAGGGCTTCGAAGCGCTGCTGCGCTGGTCGCATCCCGAGCGCGGACCGATCCGTCCGGGACTGTTCGTGCCGATTGCCGAGCAGGCGGGTCTGATGATGCCGCTGGGGCAATGGGTCCTGCGCCGGGTCTTCGAGGATTGCCGCGACTGGCCGGATTGCGACATCTCGGTGAACTTGTCTCCGCTGCAGATCATGGCGAGCGATTTCCTGCCGGAGATCGACCGACTGGTCCGCGAAACCGGGGCCGATCCGCGTCGGTTCGTGCTCGAAGTCACCGAAGGGGTCATGCTGGATCGCAGCGAGCATGTGGTCGACGTGCTTAAAGGGTTGAAGTATCGCGGTTTCCGCATCGCCCTCGATGACTTCGGGATCGGCTACTCGTCGCTCAGTTACCTCCGCTCGTTCCAGTTTGACCGGATCAAGATCGATCGTTCGTTCGTGCAGAACATCGAAGCCGATCTTGATGCGCACTCGATCCTGCGCGCGATCGTTTCTCTGGGGCACACCTTGCGCATGAAAGTCGTGGCCGAAGGCGTCGAAACGCCGATGCAGCGCGCGCTGGTTCAGGCTGCCGGCTGCCAGATGATCCAGGGCCACCTGTTCTGGCAGGCCATGCCGCTGGAGGAAGCGCGCGCCCTGCTGGAGCCAGCAGCAATGGAAAACCGCCGTACTGCCTGA
- a CDS encoding P-II family nitrogen regulator — translation MKKVEAIIKPFKLDEVKEALHEIGVSGITVTEAKGFGRQKGHTELYRGAEYVVDFLPKVKLEVVVGDALVDRVVEAIAAAAQTGRIGDGKIFVIPIESALRIRTGERNDDAI, via the coding sequence GTGAAAAAGGTCGAAGCGATCATCAAGCCCTTCAAGCTCGATGAAGTGAAGGAAGCGCTGCACGAAATCGGCGTATCGGGCATCACGGTGACCGAAGCCAAGGGCTTTGGCCGCCAGAAGGGCCATACCGAACTCTATCGCGGTGCCGAATACGTCGTCGATTTCCTGCCCAAGGTGAAGCTCGAGGTCGTCGTGGGCGACGCACTGGTTGACCGCGTGGTCGAAGCGATCGCCGCCGCAGCGCAGACCGGCCGCATCGGCGATGGCAAGATCTTCGTGATCCCGATCGAGAGCGCCCTGCGCATCCGCACCGGTGAGCGCAACGACGACGCTATCTGA
- a CDS encoding SH3 domain-containing protein: MTVEAMPLSTELPTGQLQLSRAADRSDKPHLPVRGDLAHIGLAGKYFVPHYAVPMAHGVKAETVLRAAGKQDAAELRALAAGEVFDVLDMAGGWAWGQARSDLLVGYVEMSQLEASA; the protein is encoded by the coding sequence TTGACCGTCGAAGCCATGCCTCTTTCCACCGAACTGCCCACCGGCCAGCTCCAGCTTTCGCGAGCGGCTGATCGTTCGGACAAGCCGCACCTGCCCGTGCGCGGCGATCTTGCGCATATCGGTCTCGCCGGAAAATACTTCGTGCCGCACTATGCGGTGCCGATGGCGCATGGCGTGAAGGCCGAAACGGTGCTTCGCGCGGCGGGCAAGCAGGATGCGGCGGAACTGCGCGCGCTGGCGGCCGGCGAAGTGTTCGACGTTCTCGACATGGCAGGCGGCTGGGCCTGGGGGCAGGCCCGATCCGATCTGCTCGTCGGCTATGTCGAGATGAGCCAGTTGGAGGCTTCCGCATGA
- a CDS encoding M17 family metallopeptidase, protein MTDRQALIQPDRGQQATALHLVDKATLADFLKGLNAGQRAALSAQKFEGGGYEHAIVPDGDSWFAVAGVANVNDLSSWCMAKLADVLPGGTYRRAGGEPGKALHGWITGQYRFDRYRKDAKDAEPRILLTKDVALIEPAIAEATAVLMVRDLVNTPAEDMGPLQLEAEARALAKCHHAEVHVVSGDALEHDYPMVHAVGRAAARSHAPRLIEMTWGDAKHPRVAIVGKGVCFDSGGLDIKPSSGMALMKKDMGGAAHALALAGLIMTMGLKVRLHVLVPAVENAISGNAFRPGDILRSRAGLSVEITNTDAEGRLVLGDALTRATEMKPELVIDFATLTGAARVALGPDLPAMFARQSPTATQLLEAGRQLDDPCWQLPLHEGYREYLKSDVADLQNSPANGFAGASVAALFLDRFVGEGIDWVHFDTFAWRPVGKPGRPKGGDALGLRAAWGLLKARYG, encoded by the coding sequence ATGACCGACAGACAAGCACTGATCCAGCCCGATCGCGGCCAACAGGCAACGGCGCTCCACCTCGTCGACAAGGCTACCCTTGCCGACTTCCTCAAGGGGCTTAACGCAGGCCAGCGCGCGGCCCTTTCCGCGCAGAAGTTCGAAGGCGGCGGCTACGAACACGCTATCGTCCCCGATGGCGATAGCTGGTTCGCCGTGGCGGGCGTTGCCAATGTCAATGACCTGTCGTCGTGGTGCATGGCCAAGCTTGCCGACGTGCTCCCCGGCGGCACCTATCGCCGCGCAGGCGGGGAGCCCGGGAAGGCGCTTCACGGCTGGATCACCGGCCAGTACCGCTTCGACCGCTACCGCAAGGACGCCAAGGACGCCGAACCGCGCATCCTGCTGACTAAGGACGTGGCGCTGATCGAACCTGCGATCGCTGAGGCAACTGCCGTCCTCATGGTCCGCGATCTCGTCAATACCCCCGCCGAGGACATGGGGCCGCTTCAGCTTGAAGCCGAGGCGCGCGCGCTCGCCAAGTGTCATCACGCGGAGGTTCACGTCGTCTCGGGCGATGCGCTCGAGCATGACTACCCGATGGTCCACGCCGTCGGCCGTGCCGCCGCGCGCAGCCACGCCCCGCGCCTGATCGAGATGACGTGGGGCGATGCAAAGCACCCGCGCGTTGCGATCGTGGGGAAAGGCGTGTGCTTCGATTCGGGCGGGCTCGATATCAAGCCTTCCTCGGGGATGGCGCTGATGAAGAAGGACATGGGCGGGGCGGCGCATGCGCTGGCGCTGGCCGGTCTGATCATGACGATGGGCTTGAAGGTCCGGCTGCACGTGCTTGTTCCTGCGGTTGAAAACGCGATCTCCGGCAACGCGTTCCGGCCGGGCGACATCCTCCGGTCGCGTGCCGGGCTCTCGGTCGAGATCACCAACACCGACGCCGAGGGGCGGCTGGTACTGGGCGACGCGCTGACCCGCGCGACGGAAATGAAGCCGGAACTCGTCATAGACTTCGCCACATTGACCGGCGCGGCACGCGTTGCGCTGGGGCCGGACCTCCCGGCGATGTTCGCGCGGCAATCTCCAACTGCCACCCAACTCCTCGAGGCAGGACGGCAACTCGACGACCCCTGCTGGCAACTCCCCCTGCACGAAGGCTACCGCGAGTACCTCAAGTCCGACGTCGCCGACCTGCAGAATTCGCCGGCCAACGGATTTGCCGGCGCCAGTGTTGCCGCGCTGTTTCTTGACCGGTTTGTCGGCGAGGGGATCGACTGGGTGCACTTCGATACTTTCGCCTGGCGCCCTGTTGGAAAGCCCGGCCGACCCAAGGGTGGCGATGCCCTGGGCCTGCGTGCGGCGTGGGGCCTGCTCAAGGCACGCTACGGCTGA
- the glnA gene encoding type I glutamate--ammonia ligase, whose translation MATAKDILARIKDEEIEWVDLRFTDPKGKWQHLTMVSTVLGEDELEDGLMFDGSSIEGWKAINESDMILKPDLDSVYVDPFSASPMLIICCDIVEPSTGELYARDPRSTAKRAEAFVKSAGFGDTVYVGPEAEFFLFDDVKFYDGYDGNGFKIDDIELPTNSAKDYEGGNLGHRPRAKGGYFPVAPVDSCVDIRGEMVRTMIEMGLPCDKHHHEVASAQHELGLTFGTLVQTADRMQVYKYVVQQVAHAYGKTATFMPKPIKTDNGSGMHTHISIWDGGKPLFAGNGYAGLSEMCLYFIGGVIKHAKALNAFTNPTTNSYKRLVPGYEAPVLLAYSARNRSASCRIPYGAGAKAKRVEFRFPDAMANPYLCYASLLMAGLDGIKNKIHPGEAMDKNLYDLPPAELAQVPTVCGSLREALESLEADHDFLLQGGVFTKDQIEAYIELKWPEVMRWETTPSAVEFDMYYSL comes from the coding sequence ATGGCAACTGCAAAGGACATCCTCGCCCGCATCAAGGACGAGGAAATCGAATGGGTCGACCTGCGCTTCACTGACCCGAAGGGCAAGTGGCAGCACCTGACCATGGTCTCGACCGTTCTCGGCGAAGACGAACTGGAAGACGGCCTGATGTTCGACGGTTCGTCGATCGAAGGCTGGAAGGCCATCAACGAATCGGACATGATCCTCAAGCCCGACCTCGACTCGGTCTATGTCGATCCGTTCTCGGCCTCGCCGATGCTGATCATCTGCTGCGACATCGTTGAACCGTCGACCGGCGAACTCTACGCCCGCGACCCGCGTTCGACCGCCAAGCGCGCAGAAGCCTTCGTCAAGTCGGCCGGTTTCGGCGACACCGTCTATGTCGGCCCGGAAGCCGAGTTCTTCCTGTTCGACGACGTCAAGTTCTATGACGGCTACGACGGCAACGGCTTCAAGATCGACGACATCGAACTGCCGACCAACTCGGCCAAGGACTACGAAGGCGGCAACCTCGGCCACCGTCCGCGCGCCAAGGGCGGCTACTTCCCGGTCGCTCCGGTCGACAGCTGCGTCGACATCCGCGGCGAGATGGTCCGCACGATGATCGAAATGGGCCTGCCCTGCGACAAGCACCACCACGAAGTGGCCTCGGCGCAGCACGAACTCGGCCTGACCTTCGGCACGCTGGTGCAGACGGCTGACCGCATGCAGGTCTACAAGTACGTCGTGCAGCAGGTTGCCCATGCCTATGGCAAGACCGCCACGTTCATGCCGAAGCCAATCAAGACCGACAACGGTTCGGGCATGCACACCCACATTTCGATCTGGGACGGCGGCAAGCCGCTGTTCGCAGGCAACGGCTATGCCGGCCTGTCGGAAATGTGCCTGTACTTCATCGGCGGCGTGATCAAGCACGCCAAGGCGCTGAACGCCTTCACCAACCCGACCACCAACAGCTACAAGCGCCTGGTGCCGGGCTATGAAGCCCCCGTGCTGCTGGCCTACTCGGCCCGCAACCGTTCGGCCTCGTGCCGCATCCCCTATGGCGCTGGCGCCAAGGCGAAGCGCGTCGAGTTCCGCTTCCCCGACGCGATGGCCAACCCCTACCTGTGCTATGCGTCGCTGCTGATGGCTGGCCTCGACGGGATCAAGAACAAGATCCACCCGGGCGAAGCCATGGACAAGAACCTGTACGACCTGCCGCCGGCAGAACTCGCCCAGGTTCCGACCGTTTGCGGCAGCTTGCGTGAAGCGCTGGAAAGCCTCGAAGCCGACCACGACTTCCTGCTTCAGGGTGGCGTGTTCACCAAGGACCAGATCGAAGCCTACATCGAACTGAAGTGGCCGGAAGTGATGCGCTGGGAAACCACGCCGTCGGCCGTCGAATTCGACATGTACTACTCGCTCTGA
- a CDS encoding tetratricopeptide repeat protein, translating to MPFRHTIIASALCLIATPAAAADPMTDAQVEELSAAIFNDIIAGKPAVAIDKADQLIAAFNVRQAKRALACAESHEQAEALAKKNDAEVTMELTIVGPAWCDGYFYKGYALIDLGRGREALPWLQLAHDRAPLNAHYTNELAEWFKAQRDWQRSFGLFEEALKSADTAPEGQRALYKARALRGMGFNKIEMGQLDDAERLFNESLTYQPDSPAAANELKYIKQMRGEPNT from the coding sequence ATGCCGTTCCGCCATACCATTATCGCCTCGGCACTTTGCCTCATCGCGACGCCAGCAGCAGCTGCCGATCCGATGACCGACGCGCAGGTAGAGGAGCTTTCCGCGGCGATTTTCAACGACATCATCGCCGGCAAGCCCGCGGTGGCGATCGACAAGGCCGACCAGCTGATTGCTGCGTTCAACGTCCGCCAGGCAAAGCGCGCACTCGCCTGTGCAGAATCGCACGAGCAGGCCGAAGCGCTGGCGAAGAAGAACGATGCCGAAGTGACGATGGAGCTGACGATCGTCGGCCCGGCATGGTGCGACGGATACTTCTACAAGGGCTATGCGCTGATCGATCTTGGCCGTGGTCGCGAAGCGCTGCCGTGGCTGCAACTGGCGCATGACCGAGCCCCGCTCAACGCGCACTACACCAACGAACTGGCGGAATGGTTCAAGGCGCAACGCGATTGGCAGCGTTCGTTCGGACTGTTCGAAGAAGCGCTGAAGTCAGCCGACACCGCACCGGAGGGCCAGCGCGCGCTATACAAGGCGCGGGCACTGCGTGGCATGGGCTTCAACAAGATCGAGATGGGCCAGCTCGACGATGCCGAAAGGCTGTTCAACGAGTCTCTGACCTACCAGCCCGACAGCCCGGCGGCAGCCAACGAGCTCAAGTACATCAAGCAGATGCGCGGCGAGCCCAATACCTGA
- a CDS encoding DUF3298 and DUF4163 domain-containing protein: MRVLLLTPLALLAACSAEKAPAPAPSTEAAVAAPMPPQPHAQTPVTAREVHEENDLYVFDYSYPASAGAVPALKALLDGKLDEARTRLKAEAQEGRKAATEGGFPFRPYSHSVKWEVVTDLPAWLSMSTLVGFDSGGAHPNYVFEALLWDRIAAKPRAAVELFTSKAALAAALREPFCKDLDRQRAKKRGGQDGGLPEFDECIDPTEQAVILGSSNGKAFNRIGILIAPYAAGPYAEGDYEVTLPVTQKVLDAVRPEFKAAFVAG, encoded by the coding sequence ATGCGAGTGCTGTTGCTGACCCCGCTGGCGCTGCTGGCCGCCTGTTCGGCAGAGAAAGCCCCTGCCCCGGCGCCGAGCACTGAGGCGGCCGTCGCCGCGCCGATGCCGCCGCAGCCGCATGCACAGACGCCAGTTACCGCGCGCGAGGTGCACGAGGAGAACGACCTCTATGTGTTCGACTACTCCTATCCGGCGAGCGCGGGGGCGGTCCCGGCCCTGAAGGCCTTGCTGGACGGCAAACTCGACGAAGCGCGCACGCGACTGAAGGCCGAGGCGCAGGAGGGGCGCAAGGCGGCGACCGAAGGCGGCTTCCCGTTCCGCCCCTACAGCCACAGCGTGAAGTGGGAAGTGGTGACGGACCTGCCGGCGTGGCTGAGCATGTCGACCCTGGTGGGCTTCGATTCAGGCGGAGCGCACCCGAACTATGTGTTCGAAGCACTGCTGTGGGACCGGATTGCAGCCAAGCCGCGAGCGGCGGTGGAGCTGTTCACTTCCAAGGCAGCGCTGGCCGCTGCCCTGCGCGAGCCGTTCTGCAAGGACCTTGATCGCCAGCGTGCGAAGAAGCGCGGGGGACAGGATGGGGGCTTGCCCGAGTTCGACGAGTGCATTGATCCGACCGAACAGGCGGTGATCCTCGGCTCGTCCAACGGCAAGGCGTTCAACCGCATCGGCATTCTGATCGCGCCCTACGCGGCAGGTCCCTATGCCGAAGGGGATTACGAGGTCACGTTGCCGGTGACGCAGAAGGTGCTTGATGCGGTTCGGCCCGAATTCAAGGCCGCCTTCGTCGCGGGATGA
- the map gene encoding type I methionyl aminopeptidase, giving the protein MTEYLTVEDHDVLLRDGTIKLHGPAGFEGMRKAGRLAAEILDALAPLVVPGVRTDHLDDVVRQMTLDGGAVPATLGYRGYTHSCCISINHVVCHGIPSEKTLKDGDIVNIDVTPLLDGWHGDTSRMYLVGDVPLKAKRLVDVTYECLMIGIEQAKPGARLGDIGAAIQAHAEKQRYGVVREFCGHGLGRLFHDAPEVVHAARAGTGPELKPGMFFTIEPMINLGKPGVKILDDGWTAVTRDRSLSAQFEHSIGITEDGCEIFTASPKALDKPPYAA; this is encoded by the coding sequence ATGACCGAATATCTGACTGTTGAAGACCACGACGTCCTGCTGCGCGACGGCACGATCAAGCTTCATGGGCCTGCGGGCTTCGAAGGGATGCGCAAGGCTGGCCGCCTCGCCGCCGAGATCCTCGATGCACTGGCCCCGCTGGTCGTGCCCGGCGTGCGGACCGACCATCTTGACGACGTGGTCCGGCAGATGACTCTGGATGGCGGCGCCGTCCCGGCAACGCTGGGCTATCGCGGCTATACCCATTCGTGCTGCATTTCGATCAACCACGTCGTCTGCCACGGCATTCCTTCGGAAAAGACGCTCAAGGACGGGGACATCGTCAACATCGACGTCACTCCGCTGCTCGATGGCTGGCACGGCGACACGAGCAGAATGTACCTCGTCGGCGACGTGCCGTTGAAGGCAAAGCGCCTGGTCGACGTGACTTATGAGTGCCTGATGATCGGGATCGAGCAGGCCAAGCCGGGTGCGCGGCTCGGCGACATTGGCGCGGCGATCCAGGCCCATGCCGAAAAGCAGCGCTATGGCGTGGTGCGCGAGTTTTGCGGCCATGGTCTGGGCCGCCTGTTCCACGATGCGCCCGAAGTGGTCCACGCCGCGCGCGCCGGAACCGGGCCGGAACTCAAGCCGGGCATGTTCTTCACGATCGAACCGATGATCAACCTCGGCAAACCCGGTGTGAAGATCCTCGACGATGGCTGGACGGCCGTCACGCGCGACCGCTCGCTCTCGGCGCAGTTCGAACATTCGATCGGCATCACCGAGGATGGTTGCGAGATCTTCACCGCAAGTCCGAAGGCTCTGGACAAGCCGCCCTACGCAGCGTGA
- a CDS encoding CHAP domain-containing protein, translated as MLPMIKNAVAAFLAFFAVVALPTAAQARLQCVTYARQISDVQISGNARDWWNNAAGTYERGQQPKAGAVLAFNGTRAMPYGHVAVVRKVVDDRHILIDHANWSGPGMVEKGVMAVDVSAAGDWSEVRVWYAPTKSVGLRASPAHGFIYPRTMTADASGATSAKG; from the coding sequence ATGCTGCCCATGATAAAGAACGCGGTCGCAGCATTCCTGGCATTCTTCGCAGTCGTCGCCCTGCCGACCGCTGCCCAGGCCCGCCTTCAGTGCGTGACCTACGCCCGCCAGATTTCGGACGTCCAGATCAGCGGCAACGCCCGTGACTGGTGGAACAACGCCGCAGGCACCTACGAACGCGGCCAGCAGCCGAAGGCAGGCGCCGTCCTCGCCTTCAACGGTACGCGCGCGATGCCCTATGGCCACGTCGCCGTCGTCCGCAAGGTGGTTGACGATCGCCACATCCTGATCGACCACGCCAACTGGTCGGGCCCGGGCATGGTCGAAAAGGGCGTGATGGCGGTTGACGTTTCCGCCGCAGGTGACTGGAGCGAAGTGCGCGTGTGGTACGCGCCGACCAAGTCGGTCGGCCTGCGTGCCAGCCCGGCCCACGGCTTCATCTATCCCCGCACCATGACGGCGGACGCTTCGGGCGCCACTTCGGCCAAGGGCTGA